CTCCACGTTGGTCTGGATCGTCCCGAGCTCCTTCGCGGCGTCGCCGGTCACCGTGACATCCCAGTACGGGAACGCCTCGTCGGACTCGTGGCCCTCGTAGAGCTTCGTGGCCTCGAACAAACGGCGCTCGTAGCCGGCGGGCTCGTAGAGCTCAGTGGAGTAGACCTGCCGCTCCCGGAACTCCGCGTCGCTGAAGAACTGCGCGATCGCGCCCCAGCTGTTGTTCACGCCCTCGCCCTCGGCAGGCCTGAGCGTCTTGAACAGCGGCTCGAGGGTTTCGTCGAGGGCTACGTCGCCCGCCTCGGGCTTCGACCAGTTGACGCCCTCGACACCGAACTCGCCCTGCATGTGACCCTCATACGAGACCATGAAGTCCACGATCTGCATGAGCTTCTGCTGCTTGGCCTCACTCGAGCGGTTCGTGATGACGAAGGTCGCGCCGCCCGCGCCGGGGGGGCCGGGGCGGAACGTGCCGCTGCCGTTCGGTCCGGTCAGTGGCGGGACCGCGTCGTACTGCGTGTAGCGCCCGTCCTCGTTGGTGGGCCTGACGAAGCCCGGGTGCATGACGGCGGCGGATCCGATGATCACGCCGTCGGCGCTGTTGCCCTTGGCGTTGAGCGCCTCACCGTTCTGCGTGAAGGCCCCGTCGTCGATCAGTCCGTCCTTGTACAGGGAGGTGACGTACGAGATCCCCGCCCGCCATTCGTCCCGCGTCGGCTGCAGGACGACCTCGCCGTCGACGGCTCCGAGCGAAGCCGGGGTGGCGCCCTTCGCGGACGGGGCCGCGGTGTAGACGAACGGGTTCATCAGGTAGGGGAGGATCGAAGCGCCGACCTCACCGGAGAGGGGGATCTCGTCGGCCTTGCCGTTGCCGTTGGGATCCTGCGTCTTGAACGCCTGCAGCACGGCGCGCAGCTCCTCGGGCGTGGTGGGCTGCTCGAGGCCGAGGGTCTCCAGCCAGGCGGAGTTCATCCACAGCTTCGCAGGGTACGCGCAGTGGAAGCAGTCGTTCCACTGGGGAAGCCCCCAGATGGTCCCATCCGAGGACGTCGCCATCTCCTTGAATTCGGGTTCCTTCTCGAACGCGGCGGTGATGTTCGGGGTGTCCTCGCCGATCAGGTCGTCGAGCGGCAGGAGCACGCCCTGCTCGCCGAGCTTCACCAGCTCTTGGTTGGTGAACTGGTCGACCCACGGAACGAGCATGTAGGCGTCGGGGTAGTCGCCGCTCGCGAGCGAGACCTGCCGCTTCTCGGCGGCCCCAGCCCCGTCGTAGGTGGTCGTCTCGAACTGGAGGTCGACGTCGAACTTCTCTTCGAGCACCTTCGTGAACGCGTTGTCGTTCAGTTTCCCGTCGGCGCCCTGGGGGGCGAAGATGGTGATCACGTCATCGGGAGTGGTCTGCGGACCCGTGGTGCAGGCGGAGAGCGCCGCCGCCGATACGGCCAATGCCGCTCCGGCCGCCGCCGCCCGGGCGAATCTGTTGGTCATCGTTGACTGCCTTTCATTGAGGTGTTGCTGTGATTTGAGGGGGGATTGTCGAGCGTGTACGGATCAGCCCTTGACCGAGCCGATCATCACGCCCTTGGTGAAGTGCCGCGCCACGAACGGGTAGACGAGCATGACGGGCACGGTGGAGACGACGATGAGCGAGAACTTCATGAGGTCGGCGAGCTGCTGTCGCTCGAGCTGGTTCGCGAGGTCCGTGCCTCCGGCGTTGTTGTTGAGCACCAGAATGTTCCGCAGTACCAGCTGCAGTGGATAGAGGTCCTCGCTACGGAGGTAGATCAGTGCGCTGAAGTACTGGTTCCACTGCCCGATGCCGTACATGAGCGCGATGACCGCCAGGAGCGGTTTCGACAGCGGCAGCACCACCGACCACAGGAACCGCAGATCGCTGGAGCCGTCGAGCTGGGCTGCCTCGTAGAGCTCCGCGGGAATCGACGACCGGAAGAAGGTCATCGCGATCAGCACCTGCCACGCCCCGATCGCGGCAGGGATGATCATCGCCCAAGGGGTGTTCAGCATCCCAAGCGACTGCACGACCAAGTAGGTCGGGATCAGCCCTCCGCTGAACAGCATCGTGAACAGGACCCCGCCGATCAGCGCGCGCCGTCCGACGAGCTCGGAGCGCGAAAGCGGGTAGGCGATCATGACGGTCAGGGCGAGGCTGATCAAGGTCCCGGCGACGACGTAGAAGAACGAGTTGCGGAAACCGGTGAGGATGTCGGAGTTGCCCAGCACCGCTTCGTATCCGCGGAGCGTGAAGTCGACCGGCCACAGGAACACCTGTCCGCTCGATACCGCCGCGGGACTCGAGAAGGAGCTGGCCAGGATGTTGATCAGCGGCACGAGCACGAGGAGCAGGAACGTCGTCAGGAGGATGTAGACGCCCGCCATGAAGACCCGGTCGACGCCCGTGTCGTGAATCGGGGTGGGTCGTTGGCGTGTCTTCCGGCGCTTCGTCTCCGCCTCGGCTCCGAAGTCGGGTCGGGTTGCGGTCTCGAGGAACATTGCGTGCTCTCCTTTCACCACAGCCCGTTGCCGGTCACGCGCTTTGAGACGATGTTGACGGCCACGAGGAGGATGAGATTGATGACGGAGTTGAACAGCCCGATCGCGGTCGCGAGGCTGAAGTCGGCGCCGAGCAGGCCGATCTTGTACGTGTAGGTCGCGATGATCTCCGACTGCGAGAGGTTGAGGGGGTTCTGCAGCAGGAACGCCTTCTCGAAGCCGATCGCCATGATGCCGCCGACGCTCAGGATCATCACGACCACGATCGTCGGTGCGATGCCGGGAAGATCGATGTGCCAGATCTTCTGCAGGCGGTTGGCCCCGTCGAGGCGGGCGGCCTCGTACAGGCTCGGGTCGACGCCGGCGAGCGCGGCCATGAAGATGATCGCCGAGTACCCGGCGGTCTGCCAGACGTCGCTCCAGACGTAGACGTGCCGGAAGGATTCCGGGTCGGCGAGGAGGTTCGCGTCCTGGCCGAAGAAGCCGAGGAAATCGGCCATGAATCCGATCCGCGGCGAGAAGATCAGGATGAGCATCGAAACGACGATGACCGTCGAGAGGAAGTAGGGCGCATAGGTGACCAGTTGAACGGTCCGCTTGAAGAAGCGCAGCCGCACCTCGTTGAGGGCCAGCGCCAAGATGACCGGGATCGGGAACCCGGCCAGGAAGCCGTACAGGCTCAGCATCAGCGTGTTGCGGATGAGGTCCCACGCGACCGGGTTGGCGAAGAACCGTTCGAAGTGCTCGAACCCGACCCAGGGGCTGCCCCAGATTCCCGCGACCACGTTGTAGTCCTTGAACGCGATCACATTGTTCGCCATCGGGATGTAGCTGAAGATGACGAAGTGGGCCACCGGGAGGATCAGCAGCAGATAGAGCTGCCAGTGGCGGCGCAAACGCCGGCGCAGACGGCGGCGAAGACGAGGGCCGCTCGCCTCTGGGGCCTCGCTCGGGCCGGAGGGTGCCGCCACCTGGCGGTCCAACACGGCGGTCATGGGGCCGAATCCTTCATCGTCATCATCGCTCCTTCGCGAACTCGGATATCGCTATCCTGCGGCGATCCTGCGGGTCACTATAAGCGCAATCGATTGTGCACGCAACATCGATCGTCCATACTGGACACGTGGTGAGCCTGAGCGATGTTGCCGGACGGGCCGGCGTTTCCGTGTCGGTCGCCTCTCGCGCTCTTTCGGGTGATCCTGCGGCCCGGCTGAGTGAAGCCACCCGCCGACGGGTCCGCCAAGCGGCCGATGAGCTCGCGTACCGGCCCAATCACGCCGGGCGATCACTCCGTCGCGCACGGACCGACGTCATCGCACTGATCGTTCCGGACGTGACGAACGCGCTGTTCGCGGAACTCACACGAGGAGCGGATGCCGAAGCCGCCGCGCGCGGACTCACGGTGCTCCTCGGTCGCGGCGACGAGACGGCGACGGGTCTGGTCCTCGCCGAGCGTCTCTTGGCAGAGGGGCGCGTCGACGGTGTGATCCTCCAGCCCCGCGATGGAGCCGACCCCCAGGAGCTGGCGCCGCTGGCCCGGGCTGGAGCGCCCGTCGTCATCGTCCACGATGAGATCGCCGGCGCGAGCGCGGTGCTCCTCGACGATGCAGCGGCCGCGATGGCAGCCGTTGATCATCTGGTGGCGCACGGACGACAGCGCCTTGCGCTGATCGGCGGAATCGAGGCATCGTCGAGTGCGCGCCGCCGCGAAGCAGGCTTCCGTTCCGCGCTCGCCGCGCACGGAATGCCAGTGAACGAGCAGTGGATCACGCGTCTGGGGTACGGCCCTGAGGATGGCCGCGCGGCGATGGGGCAGCTGCTGAAATCCGACGAACGACCAGACGCGGTCGTGGTCGCGAATGTCAACGCCGGCTTCGGCGCCCTCGCGGAAGCCGCGAGGCTGGGGGTGGCTGTTCCGGAGTCCGTCGCTCTCGTCGCGATCCACGACTCTTGGCCCGCCGCCTACTCGTCGCCGGCGCTGACCTGTGTCCGCACGCCCCTCTACGAACTCGGCCGTGCTGCTGTCGCAGGATTGTCCGATCGCATAGCGGGCGGGGGTCCACAGGTCGTCCGCGTCTCTGTGCCCGCGCCGGTGGTCGTTGCGCGAGCGTCGACGGCGAGTTGATCGTCGCGACATGACACTGCGGGCGTCGTGAGGTACGGTGAACAATCGATTGCGCATTTAGGGAACGTATGGGAGCGACCATGAACGGGAGTGACATGTACAGGACTGACCACTTGGGCTCTGACCCGGGCGTGCTGATCAGCCACGAGCCGGCCGCGCAATTCACCGACGCGTTCCTTCTGGGAAACGGCTCGCTCGGCGCGACGGTCTACGGAGGCCGCGGCATCGAGACATTCGACCTCAACCTCGACACGGTCTGGTCGGGCGGCCCCACCGTCGACGCCGGCGCGGATGATGCGAAGATCATCGACGAGCTGCGCCGCGCCATAGCCGACGATGACCACGACCTCGCAGACGGGTTGGCGAGACGCCTTCAGAGCGACCACTGGACGCAGTCATATCAGCCGGTCGGCCGCCTCACCTGGAGCTGGGGCGATCCTGCGCGCGTGGGTGAATACCGGCGCAGCCTCAACCTCGACGTGGCGGAGGCGAGCGTCGTGCATGCGGCGGAAGAGATGACGGCATTCGTCAGCGCGCCCGATCGCGTCCTGGTCGCCGAGACGACCGGAAGACCGAGCGCAGCATCCGCGGTGTTCACGAGCCCGCACCCCGTGTTGCTCGAGGAGCGGCTCAACGAGGGCGGCATCGAGTGGATCGTCGCGGCGGGGCGTGCGCCGAGGCTGGTCCTGCCGAACTACATTCCGACGGACGACGAGGTCCTGTACGGCGATGAGGCGACGGGTCCCGGCGCCACGGCCCCTGCAGGCATGGGGTGGGCCATCGCCGCGGCAGTCGTCCGCGCGCCCGACGGACGCACCAGGCTGATCGCCGCCGTGACGAGCGGCTTCCGGGGCCATCTCGAACCGGTCGGCATCGACCTCGAGCAGCTCATCGCCGAGGCCCGCGCGCGCGTCGACTCCGCATTGACCGTCCGCGCGCGCGAGCTGATCGATCGGCATCGCGCAGACTATGGCGGGTTGTTCGATCGAGTGAAGATCGATCTGACACCGTCAGGAGCCGACTCGGCCATTGCTGCCCAGCGCTACTTCAACCTCGGGCGCTACCTGCTCATCTCCTCGTCGCGACCAGGTACGCAGGCAGCCAACCTGCAGGGCATCTGGAACATCGACGTGCGACCCGGCTGGAGCTCCAACTACACCAGCAACATCAACGTTCAGATGAACTACTGGGGAGCCGAGGTGGCCGACCTCGCAGAACTCGCGCAGCCACTGCACACACTTGTGACGGACCTGGCAGACGCTGGACGACAGACCGCCCGTCTCCGCTACTCGGCTCGTGGCGCAGCGGTGCACCACAACACCGACATCTGGCGTTTCAGCGCTCCGGTCAAGGGCGAACCGGAATGGTCGAACTGGAGCATGGGGCTGTCGTGGCTCTGCGCGCACCTGGGCGACCGGCTCGACTATCGGTGGTCGGACGAGTTCGCTCGACGAGTCGCAGCGCCTGCCACTCGCGCGGCTGCAGAGTTCGTCCTCGACCAACTGGTGGAGGCCTCCGATCGCCGCCTCGTGGTGAGCCCGTCGAGTTCACCCGAGCATCCGTTCGCGCACAACGGGGCGGTCGCGAGCGTCACGGCCGGAGCGACCATCGATCAGGAGCTCGCCCATGAGTTGCTGTCACGCCATCTCCAGCTCGCCGATGCGCTCGGACTCGCCGATGAGGTCGCGGCGGACGCCGCTGCGGCGGTCGTGCGCCTGCGCCTCCCCGGCATCGACTCCGAGGGGCGAACCGAGGAATGGCGGCCCGGATTCTCGGCAACCGAACTGGACCATAGACATCTGTCCCACCTGTACGGGGCATTTCCGGGAGCCAGGATCACCCCCACCAAGGACCCGGCTGGATTCGAGGGTGTGCGGATGGCGCTGCACTCGCGGCTTGCTCATGGCGGGGGATACACGGGCTGGAGTCAGGCGTGGGTGCTGTGTCTCTCGGCCAGACTCGGAGAGAAGGAATTGGCGGAGCTGTCGTTGTCACGACTGCTCGGGGATCTCAGTTCGGCGTCTCTCCTCGACCTGCACCCCATTGGGAACGGTGGAAACATCTTCCAGATCGATGGCAACTTCGGAGCGATCGCCGGGATCGCGGAGCTCCTGCTGCAAAGCCACGACGGTGCGGTGTCCCTCCTGCCCACCCTTCCGCCGAGCTGGACGCACGGATCGGTCAGCGGCCTGCGGGCCAGGGGCGGCATCGGCGTGGATATCTCCTGGGCCGACGGTGAACTCCAGTCGGCGGAGCTGCGGGTCGAGAACTCAGGCGTTGTCGTCGTAGAGCTGCCTGCTTCGGCCGACGTGGGGCTGATCGATGATCGCGGGGCGCCGGTGCCCCTCGTCGCCGTTCCGAGCGCAGTCGGGCGGCGGCGCTGGCAGTGGTCCGCGACCGCGGGCGGACGGTATCTCGCTAGCGTGGATCCGACCCTGATCGACGGTGGGTCGCGGATTCAGCCCGCGCTCAACACGAGATGAGATGTGTACGAACAACGCAATGAAGAGGACGGAAACACGATGAGCGCACCTGCTGTGGATGGCATCATCCGGCCTGGCACGGTCTTCCACGACGACCGTGGTCACGTCGCCCAACTGCATGGCATCGGCGTCCAGCGCGTCGGCGACCTCTGGTATGCGTGGGGAGAAGACAAGGCCGCCGGCAGCACCTTCACCGCCGTCGCCTGCTACACCTCACCCGATCTCGCCGCTTGGCGCTACGAGGGCAACGCGCTCACCGTCGCCGACGGAGATCTCGCGTCCGATCGCGTGATCGAACGACCGAAGGTGCTCCAGCGCCCCGATGGCGCCTGGGTGATGCTCCTCCACGTCGACACCGCAGACTACTCCTACGCTCGCGTCGGATACGCGATCGCGGAGCATCCGGCCGGCCCCTACCGCTACCTCCACAGCGAGCGGCCGATGGGCAACGTCAGCCGCGATATCGGGGTGTACCAAGAGGACGGCGTCGGCTACCTGCTCTCCGAAGACCGCGACAACGGGCTGCAGATCTACCGGCTTCGTCCCGACTACCTGGGTGTCGAGAGCATCGTGGCGACCCTCCGGCAGCAGGATCGCCCTGAGTTCGGGTACGAGTCACCCACCATGGTGCGCCACGGCGACACGTACTACCTGTTCGGCTCCGACCTGACCGGTTGGAGCATGAACGAGAACAAGTACGCCACCGCGACGGACCTGGCCGGGCCGTGGACACCGTGGCGGAACGTCGCCCCCGAGGGGACCCGCACGTTCGAGTCCCAAGTGAGCGTGGTGGTCCCAGTGGATGGCGGCCACGTCTACATCGGCGACAGATGGAACCCCGACGACCTCTTCCGGTCGCCCGCTGTCGTACTCCCGCTGCGCATCGCCGACGGCACGGCCGAACTCGTCTGGCATGACGGGTGGCAGGTCGACGAGCTGTTCCGATGAGCGCGACGGATGCCGCCTCACGATCGCGCTCGCTGCGGGCAACCGATCTCGGCGACGTCCTGCTCATCGATCCCTACCTCGTCAACGCCCATCAGAAGATGGTCGACTATCTGCTGCGTCTCGAACCCGACCGATTCCTCTCCGGCTTCGCCACGAATGCGGGCTTGACCCCGACAGCCGAGGGCCCCTACGGCGGCTGGGAGCGCACGAGCGGCACCAGGTTCCAGGGGCACTTCTTCGGCCACTACGTCTCGGCCCTCTCGCAGGCGTATGCCGGGTCGACCCAGGATGCGGAGAAGGCCCGTCTCCTGGCGAAGCTCACCACCGCCGTGAACGGGCTGAAGTTTGCACAGGCCGCGTACGCGACGAAGGATCCGGCGAATGCCGGGTACGTATCGCCGTTCCCGGTCGACCTGCTGCCGCACGGGGGCGACGGACTCCTCGTGCCGTTCTACAACCTTCACAAGGTGCTGGCCGGGTTGCTCGCCGCGTTCCAGCGGGCTCCCGAACCCGTGGCCGCCACCGCATTGGAGGTCGCGTCGCACTTCGGCACCTGGTTGGAGCGCTGGGCGGGCCGCCAAGCCGACCCGGCCGCTCTTCTGCAGACCGAGTACGGCGGGATGAACGAGGCGCTGTACGAGCTCTTCGGCATCACGAAGGACCCCGACCACAAGCGGGCGGCCGAGTACTTCGACGAGGTCGGGCTCTTCGAGCAGCTCGCCGCGGGCAACGACGTGCTCAACGGCAAGCATGCCAACACGACGATCCCGAAGCTGGTCGGCGCCCTCAAGCGCTACACGGTGCTGACGGAAGCCCCCGACCTCTCCGCGATGCTGACTCAGGCCGAGAAGGACGATCTCGGCACCTATCGAATGGCCGCCGAACGCTTCTGGCAGATCGTCGTCGACGATCACACCTACGCGAACGGCGGCAACAGCCGGGGCGAGCACTTCCATGCCGTCGGCACCCTGCACGAGCGGGCAACGAACGGCGAGACCACGGGTTACGGCGAGAACTCGACGGTCGAGGGATGCAACGAGTACAACATGCTCAAGCTCTCACGAGCCCTGTTCCGAGTCGACCCCGACGTGAAGTACGCGGACTACTACGAGTGGGCCTACCTCAACAGCATCCTTGCTTCGCAGAATCCCGAGACGGGCATGATGACGTACTTCCAGCCCCAGACCGCGGGCTACGCGAAGGTGTTCGGGCGTGAGTTCGACGAGTTCTGGTGTGATCACGGCACCGCCACCGAGAGCTTCACGAAGCTCGGCGACTCGATCTACTTCATCGACGAGAAGTCGATCTACGTGAACATGTTCCGATCGACGGTGCTCTCGAGCACGGAGCACAACCTGCGGCTCGAGCAGACGGCGGACGTTCCCAACGACGAGACGATGACGATCTCGGTCTCAGCTCTCGACGCAGGCGCGGTCGCCCCGGGCACGACGCTGCTGCTTCGCGTGCCGTCATGGGTAGCCGGCACGCCGACCCTCGTCGTCAACGGGCAGCCGGAGGACATCTCGGCGCTCCATCACGACGGCTACCTGGCGTTCGAGGTCGCCGCGGGCGATGAGATCATCTACACGCTGCCGGCGAAGGTCGCTGTCGACGACGCCACCGAGAACCCGAACTGGGTCGCTTTCACGTACGGACCCGTGCTGCTCGCCACCGAACTCAGCCGCAAGAACGTGGACTCGACGTACACCTCCGGCGTGCTCGTGCGGATGAGCGTGGCTGACAAGACGCTCGGCAACAACCTCCGCGTCGACGATGCTGCAAGGTGGAAGCGCGACATCGAAGCAAACCTCCTCCGCATCGAGAACGGCGAGAACGCGAACGGCGTCGAGACGATGCGTTTCTCGCTGGAGCGCGTCGACGCGGCATCCGCCGACCTGGTGTTCGAGCCGTACTACAGCCTCTATGACGCGCGCTACGCCACGTACATGACGCTCGTGGAGCCGGATTCCCCGCAACGGTCCTAGTCCCGTGGGCGGCGTCTACGGTGTCACCATCACGGCGTATGCGCAGGATCACACGACCTCGGTCGCGTATCGCCTCGAGATCGTGCGCAGCGACCAGTGACGGTCAGCCGTCGTTCCGCCGGGGGTTCGGCGGGCGGCGGCGTTCCCACGCGTCGATGATGTGCGCACGCATGGCCGCCTCGGCGGCTTCGGGATCGGCCGCCTCGATGGCCGCGAACACCGCCTCGTGTTCGTCGAGCGTGAGCTCGAGCTCACTGTGCCTGCTGAACCGGGCGCTGAGCCGTGCCTGGTAGAAGAGCGTCTTGACGATGTTGTCGGCAAGGCGATTGTCGGTCATCTCACCGACGACGGCGTGGAACACCACGTCGGCCTCGCCGAACGCCGGCTCGTCGCCGATCGTGTCTCGCATGAGCTGGAGGGCGTTGCGCAGACGCTCGAGCTGTTGTTGCGTGCGCGATTCGGCGGCATCCTTCGCGATGACCGCTTCGAGCGCGGCGCGCACCTCGGTCAGATCGTCGAGCACGCCGAGCGTCGCGTCGTTCGCCACGAGGGCGGAGAGCACGGTCGCGTCGAGCATGTTCCATGAGCGGGATGGGGTCACTTGAGTGCCGCGGCCTTGCGCCACGGTGACGAGCCCCTTCTCCTCGAGGCGCTTCACCGACTCTCGGATGACCGTGCGACTGACGCCGAACTGCTCGCAGAGCACTGCCTCGGGAGGGAGCGTTCCCCCGGTCGGGATGTCGCCGCGCACGATCGCCTCGACGAGCTCGGCGACCACCGTCACCCCGAGCCTCGGCGAGCGCGCCCGCGTGGTCATCGATGGCGACCAACCCGACTGAACGGTCTCGTCAGCCGTGCTCGATTCAGGAGACATGCGCACAGCCTAGCGAGCACGACGTCACACCTATGATGTTCACTCTTGCAGAGTACATCACATGTATGATGTAATCACTCTTGCTCCCACGAGTGCTTTGTCGTCAGAGACGCCGACCAGAAAGAAGTTGCGAGATGTCACAGCAAACGTCCCCCCGGCGCCGATCCATTCGGCTCCTCTCCGTGGCCGCAACTGCGGTCGCCGGGCTCCTCGCGCTCAGCGGGTGCTCCACGAGCGACACGGGCGGGGGTGACAGCACGTACGGCTTCACCCAGGCCGAGCAGGTCGAAGGCAGCGAGATCACCGTGTGGGTCGACGCGTCTCGTGAGCCCGCCGTCACCGCCTTCGAGAAGGCCTACCCCGACATCAAGATCTCGTACGAGACCTACGACGGCTCGTCGGGCGGCAGCGGAAGCTTCCAGAGCAAGATCGCCCTCATGGACCAGGCCGGCGAGGGCTGGCCCGACGTGGTCTTCTCCACGCAGCAGAACGACGCGATCTGGGCCTCGAAGCCGACCACCAGCGGGGAGCAGGGCTTCGCGGCCCCGCTCAACAAGGGACTCCTCGACCAGGACTTCCTCGATGGGTTCGCCGACGGCGCACTCGACTACGCCACGATCGACGGCACGGTCTACGCCCTCCGCAATGACCTCGCCCAGACCGTCTTCTACTACAACCAGGCGCTCCTCGACCAGTTCGGCTACGAGGTCCCCACCACGTGGGAGGAGTACGCCGAGCTCGGCGACAAGCTCGCCGCCGAGCACCCCGGCTACATCCTCGGCACCATGGGCGACACGTTCATGACCTACGTCTATTACGGCGGATCCGAGTCGCCGGTGTTCCAGTCCCCTGAGGCCGGCGTGTTCCACTCCGACGTGAGCGACGAGCACACGCAGAAGATCTCGAAGATCATCGACGGCATGCTCGCGAACGGCACGCTCGTGCAGGACAGCTTCTTCAGTGCCGAGTTCGCGGCCAAGTACGCCGACAAGCTCGTCGGCGTGCCGGGACCGGTCTGGTACACGGGAGCCATCTTCCAGGGCGGCCTCGCCGTTCCCGCCGGACAGATCGGCGTCGCGCCGCCGCTCAAGTGGGAAGACGGCGACGTGGCGGCCGGCAACGTCGGCGGTGGCCAGTGGTACGCGTCGAGTCACTCGAAGAACCTCGAGGCCGTCAAGACCTTCCTCGAATTCGTGACGAGCGCCGACGAGTTCCAGGTCGACGCCTCCTCGGGCTACCCGGCCTACACGGATGCCGCCACCAAGTGGCTGGCCAAGCAGGCCGAGGCCGGCTACTTCGTGAACGACGACTTCCAGACAATCATGAGCGACGCCGCCACGCAGATCTGGGACGGCTGGAACGTCACGAACTGGAGCCCCGAGACCGCCTGGGC
The Agromyces albus DNA segment above includes these coding regions:
- a CDS encoding ABC transporter substrate-binding protein, with the translated sequence MAATAVAGLLALSGCSTSDTGGGDSTYGFTQAEQVEGSEITVWVDASREPAVTAFEKAYPDIKISYETYDGSSGGSGSFQSKIALMDQAGEGWPDVVFSTQQNDAIWASKPTTSGEQGFAAPLNKGLLDQDFLDGFADGALDYATIDGTVYALRNDLAQTVFYYNQALLDQFGYEVPTTWEEYAELGDKLAAEHPGYILGTMGDTFMTYVYYGGSESPVFQSPEAGVFHSDVSDEHTQKISKIIDGMLANGTLVQDSFFSAEFAAKYADKLVGVPGPVWYTGAIFQGGLAVPAGQIGVAPPLKWEDGDVAAGNVGGGQWYASSHSKNLEAVKTFLEFVTSADEFQVDASSGYPAYTDAATKWLAKQAEAGYFVNDDFQTIMSDAATQIWDGWNVTNWSPETAWAKVVIPGIAAGETVESLLPAWQKELENEATVNGYTVK
- a CDS encoding FadR/GntR family transcriptional regulator, giving the protein MSPESSTADETVQSGWSPSMTTRARSPRLGVTVVAELVEAIVRGDIPTGGTLPPEAVLCEQFGVSRTVIRESVKRLEEKGLVTVAQGRGTQVTPSRSWNMLDATVLSALVANDATLGVLDDLTEVRAALEAVIAKDAAESRTQQQLERLRNALQLMRDTIGDEPAFGEADVVFHAVVGEMTDNRLADNIVKTLFYQARLSARFSRHSELELTLDEHEAVFAAIEAADPEAAEAAMRAHIIDAWERRRPPNPRRNDG